From one Streptomyces sp. R41 genomic stretch:
- a CDS encoding FAD-dependent oxidoreductase: protein MSTSHHHPIAVIGAGLGGLTLARVLHVNGIAAAVFDLDASPTARTQGGMLDMHEESGQAALRAAGLYEEFRAIIHAGGEAMRILDKEATVRMEEDGEAGDRPEVSRGALRHILLGSLPEGTVRWGAKVTGTRTLEDGRHEVTLADGETFTAELLIGADGAWSKVRPLVSDATPLYSGISFVEVHLLDADARHPESAAVVGRGMLFALAAEKGFLGHRDPDGSLHIYVALRTPADWATSGAIDFADTEAAKESLLEYFDGWDERLRSLIADADGALVPRPIHALPVGHRWDRTPGVTLLGDAAHLMSPFAGEGANLAMLDGAELATAIAAHPDDIEKALTAYEEALFPRAEAAATGSAVNLDICFSPDTPQSLVDQMAAYRAETD, encoded by the coding sequence ATGTCGACCTCTCACCACCACCCGATAGCCGTGATCGGCGCCGGTCTCGGCGGCCTCACGCTCGCACGCGTACTGCACGTGAACGGCATCGCCGCCGCGGTCTTCGACCTCGACGCCTCACCGACCGCCCGCACGCAGGGCGGCATGCTGGACATGCACGAGGAATCAGGCCAGGCCGCACTGCGGGCCGCCGGACTCTACGAGGAGTTCCGCGCGATCATCCACGCCGGCGGCGAGGCCATGCGCATCCTCGACAAGGAAGCCACCGTACGGATGGAGGAAGACGGCGAGGCCGGCGATCGGCCCGAGGTCTCCAGGGGCGCCCTCCGCCACATCCTGCTCGGCTCCTTGCCCGAGGGCACCGTCCGCTGGGGTGCCAAGGTCACCGGCACACGGACGCTCGAGGACGGTCGCCACGAGGTGACGCTCGCCGACGGGGAGACGTTCACCGCCGAACTGCTGATAGGGGCCGACGGCGCCTGGTCGAAGGTGCGGCCCCTGGTCTCGGACGCCACCCCCCTCTACTCGGGAATCTCCTTCGTCGAGGTGCACCTCCTCGACGCCGACGCCCGGCACCCGGAAAGCGCCGCCGTCGTCGGCAGGGGCATGCTGTTCGCGCTCGCCGCGGAGAAGGGCTTCCTCGGCCACCGCGACCCAGACGGCTCGCTGCACATCTACGTCGCCCTGAGGACGCCGGCCGACTGGGCCACCTCCGGTGCCATCGACTTCGCCGACACCGAAGCGGCCAAGGAGAGCCTCCTGGAGTACTTCGACGGCTGGGACGAGCGGCTGCGGTCCCTCATCGCCGACGCGGACGGCGCGCTCGTCCCCCGCCCGATCCACGCGCTGCCCGTCGGCCACCGCTGGGACCGCACCCCCGGCGTCACCCTGCTCGGCGACGCCGCCCACCTGATGTCCCCGTTCGCGGGCGAAGGCGCCAACCTCGCCATGCTCGACGGCGCTGAGCTCGCGACCGCGATCGCCGCCCACCCCGACGACATCGAAAAGGCCCTGACCGCGTACGAGGAGGCCCTCTTCCCACGCGCCGAGGCGGCGGCCACCGGGTCCGCGGTCAACCTCGACATCTGCTTCAGCCCGGACACCCCGCAGAGCCTGGTCGACCAGATGGCCGCCTACCGTGCCGAGACCGACTGA
- a CDS encoding SDR family NAD(P)-dependent oxidoreductase has product MNASRIALVTGANQGLGRALVEGLAARMGPEDLVLLTGRSHQRVADAAREVAQAPGTRSQVQGRVLDVTDTDAIARLADELRARHGGVDVVISNAVARVLPGESQAERADEFIDVSNTATHAILRSFGPILRPGGRLIVVASSLGTLGHLDPKLHHLFDGASLDQVDYAVESWRSAVHNKTAEEAGWPRWLNVPSKVAQVAAVRAVAVERRERDLAANTLIASVCPGMVDTATSRPWFSDYSQAQSPSQAALAVLDLVFAEHVDAALYGELVRFGKALPWHGGTPPMEQDQMLRP; this is encoded by the coding sequence ATGAACGCTTCTCGTATCGCCCTCGTCACGGGCGCCAACCAGGGGCTCGGCCGCGCTCTCGTCGAAGGGCTGGCGGCCCGCATGGGCCCGGAGGACCTGGTACTGCTCACCGGCCGCAGCCACCAGCGGGTCGCGGACGCCGCCCGCGAGGTGGCGCAGGCGCCCGGCACACGCAGTCAGGTTCAGGGCCGGGTCCTGGACGTCACCGACACCGACGCCATCGCCCGACTCGCCGACGAACTCCGGGCACGGCACGGCGGGGTGGACGTGGTGATCTCCAACGCCGTCGCCCGCGTGCTGCCCGGGGAATCGCAGGCCGAGCGGGCCGACGAATTCATCGACGTCTCCAATACCGCCACCCACGCGATCCTGCGCTCGTTCGGCCCCATCCTGCGCCCGGGCGGCCGCCTGATCGTCGTGGCCAGCAGCCTGGGCACGCTCGGCCACCTCGACCCGAAGCTGCACCACCTGTTCGACGGCGCGAGCCTCGACCAGGTCGACTACGCCGTCGAGTCCTGGCGCAGCGCCGTCCACAACAAGACCGCGGAAGAGGCGGGCTGGCCTCGCTGGCTGAACGTGCCCTCGAAGGTCGCCCAGGTCGCCGCCGTCCGCGCGGTCGCCGTCGAACGCCGCGAGCGCGACCTCGCGGCCAATACCCTGATCGCCTCCGTGTGCCCCGGCATGGTCGACACTGCCACCTCCCGGCCCTGGTTCAGCGACTACAGCCAGGCCCAGTCACCCTCCCAGGCCGCCCTCGCCGTCCTCGACCTGGTGTTCGCCGAGCACGTCGATGCCGCCCTCTACGGCGAGTTGGTCCGTTTCGGCAAGGCCCTGCCCTGGCACGGCGGCACACCCCCGATGGAGCAGGACCAGATGCTCAGGCCCTGA
- a CDS encoding PLP-dependent cysteine synthase family protein: MHSLTTSDFTPVGSSLLGLVGNTPVLHVSQPFTPSDRGFWAKLEGFNPGGIKDRPGLHMVERARTRGELRPGRPIVESTSGTLGLGLALAAMVYGHPVTLVTDPGLEPSMTRLLVAHGATVDVVSQPHPTGGWQQARRDRVAELLTEHRGAWSPDQYNNPDNVAAYTPLALELASQMGHIDVLVCSVGTGGHSAGISRVLRQLCPGMRLVGVDTIGSTIFGQPDRPRLMRGLGSSIYPRNVAYENFSEVHWVAPAESVWACRQLAASHYATGGWSVGAVALVAGWLARTTPPSTRVVAIFPDGPQRYLETVYDDQFCAEHGLLHGPPAPEPEVVGHPDEKEVTRWTRCTSVLDPLAATAATVGVEGDAK, encoded by the coding sequence ATGCACTCCCTGACCACGAGTGATTTCACCCCCGTCGGCTCCAGCCTCCTGGGCCTCGTCGGCAACACCCCTGTCCTGCACGTGTCCCAGCCCTTCACCCCGTCCGACCGCGGCTTCTGGGCGAAGCTGGAGGGCTTCAACCCCGGTGGCATCAAGGACCGCCCCGGACTCCACATGGTCGAACGGGCCCGTACCCGCGGCGAGTTGCGGCCGGGCCGCCCGATCGTCGAGTCGACCAGCGGCACACTGGGCCTCGGTCTGGCCCTGGCCGCAATGGTGTACGGGCACCCCGTCACGCTCGTCACCGACCCGGGCCTCGAACCCTCGATGACCAGGCTCCTCGTCGCCCACGGCGCCACCGTCGACGTGGTGTCGCAGCCGCACCCCACGGGCGGCTGGCAGCAGGCTCGCCGTGACCGGGTCGCCGAGCTGCTGACGGAGCATCGGGGAGCGTGGTCCCCGGATCAGTACAACAACCCCGACAACGTCGCCGCGTACACCCCGCTTGCTCTCGAACTCGCCTCGCAGATGGGCCACATCGACGTACTCGTCTGCAGTGTCGGTACCGGGGGCCACTCCGCGGGCATCTCCCGCGTGCTGCGCCAGCTCTGTCCGGGAATGCGTCTGGTGGGCGTCGACACCATCGGCTCGACCATCTTCGGCCAGCCCGACCGGCCCCGACTCATGCGGGGACTCGGATCGAGTATCTATCCGCGCAATGTCGCCTACGAGAACTTCTCCGAGGTGCATTGGGTGGCCCCGGCCGAATCGGTCTGGGCGTGCAGACAGCTGGCCGCCTCGCACTACGCCACGGGCGGCTGGAGCGTCGGTGCGGTCGCGCTGGTGGCCGGCTGGCTCGCCCGTACGACTCCTCCCAGCACCCGCGTCGTGGCGATCTTCCCGGACGGGCCCCAGCGCTATCTGGAGACCGTCTACGACGACCAGTTCTGCGCCGAACACGGGCTGTTGCACGGGCCTCCGGCGCCCGAACCCGAGGTCGTGGGCCACCCGGACGAGAAGGAAGTCACCCGCTGGACGCGCTGCACCTCGGTCCTCGACCCACTCGCCGCGACGGCGGCGACGGTCGGCGTGGAAGGCGACGCGAAGTGA
- the tgmA gene encoding putative ATP-grasp-modified RiPP: MRPFTLNYAMPTGQSAAVTPYHFDVALQLNVLPDGRPAVSDRALLMATGTTTSTAGSQTHFDD; encoded by the coding sequence ATGCGACCGTTCACCCTCAACTACGCCATGCCCACGGGGCAGTCGGCCGCAGTAACCCCGTACCACTTCGATGTGGCGCTGCAGTTGAACGTCCTGCCCGACGGCCGCCCGGCCGTCAGCGACCGTGCGCTCCTGATGGCCACCGGTACCACGACGTCCACGGCCGGCTCCCAGACGCACTTCGACGACTGA
- a CDS encoding MFS transporter — translation MRTTLAQVRSYDRSVQLLLVNQFTINLGFYMLMPYLAQHLSGTLGLAGWLVGLVLGVRNFSQQGMFLVGGTLADRFGYKPLIVAGCVLRTVGFAALGLVDSVPALVAASAAAGFAGALFNPAVRAYLAADAGERRVEAFALFNVFYQAGILLGPLVGMVLTGFDFRFTCLVSAAIFALLSAVQIRALPARKADHAVDADAGDRKSVPAQWRGIVRNRAFLLFAMAMIGSYVLSFQVYLALPLEVRRLGGEGEFGTAAVALLFAASGLLTIFGQTRVTAWCKARLEPGQALAWGLLGMGLAFVPLLAATVVPVPDEQVGRRLLAALPPTLAALLLAMGTMIAYPFEMDTIVRLSGDRLVATHYGLYNTICGIGITLGNLLTGAALDAARAAGMSALPWLVLFVLGVVCAAFLHGLYRAGLMATMAAEPASVTAEGTSLLQRGEQVEVAGNSPGMVGR, via the coding sequence GTGAGGACGACGCTCGCGCAGGTCCGCTCGTACGACCGCAGCGTCCAGCTGCTCCTGGTGAACCAGTTCACCATCAATCTCGGTTTCTACATGCTGATGCCGTATCTCGCCCAGCATCTGTCCGGCACTCTCGGCCTGGCCGGCTGGCTGGTCGGACTCGTCCTGGGCGTACGGAACTTCAGCCAGCAGGGCATGTTCCTCGTCGGCGGTACGCTCGCCGACCGTTTCGGCTACAAACCCCTGATCGTCGCCGGATGCGTGCTGCGTACGGTGGGCTTCGCCGCGCTCGGGCTGGTCGACTCGGTCCCGGCGCTGGTCGCGGCCTCGGCAGCGGCCGGCTTCGCGGGCGCTCTGTTCAACCCGGCTGTACGCGCCTACCTCGCCGCCGACGCGGGCGAGCGCCGCGTCGAGGCCTTCGCCCTCTTCAACGTCTTCTATCAGGCGGGCATTCTGCTCGGACCGCTGGTCGGGATGGTACTGACCGGCTTCGACTTCCGTTTCACCTGCCTCGTCTCGGCAGCGATCTTCGCGTTGCTGAGCGCGGTGCAGATCCGCGCCCTCCCCGCCCGCAAGGCGGACCACGCCGTGGACGCGGACGCCGGTGACCGCAAGAGCGTGCCGGCGCAGTGGCGAGGCATCGTGCGCAACCGCGCGTTCCTCCTTTTCGCCATGGCCATGATCGGCTCGTACGTCCTGTCCTTCCAGGTCTATCTGGCGCTGCCGCTGGAGGTACGACGCCTGGGCGGCGAAGGGGAGTTCGGGACGGCGGCCGTCGCGCTGCTCTTCGCGGCCTCGGGACTGCTCACGATCTTCGGACAGACTCGCGTGACCGCGTGGTGCAAAGCACGGCTGGAGCCCGGTCAGGCCCTGGCCTGGGGGCTGTTGGGCATGGGTTTGGCCTTCGTGCCGCTGCTCGCGGCCACGGTCGTGCCCGTGCCTGACGAACAGGTCGGGCGCCGGCTGCTCGCCGCCCTGCCGCCGACACTGGCGGCGCTGCTCCTCGCAATGGGCACGATGATCGCGTACCCCTTCGAGATGGACACGATCGTCCGCCTCTCCGGGGACCGCCTCGTCGCCACTCACTACGGGCTCTACAACACCATCTGCGGGATCGGCATCACGCTGGGCAACCTGCTCACCGGAGCGGCCCTCGACGCCGCCCGGGCGGCCGGCATGTCCGCACTGCCATGGCTCGTGCTGTTCGTCCTGGGCGTGGTGTGTGCCGCGTTCCTCCATGGCCTGTATCGGGCCGGTCTTATGGCAACCATGGCCGCTGAGCCCGCGTCCGTCACTGCGGAGGGAACCTCCCTGCTTCAGCGAGGAGAGCAAGTCGAAGTCGCCGGGAACTCTCCTGGGATGGTGGGGCGTTGA
- a CDS encoding DUF2238 domain-containing protein codes for MPEPVLASLTHQSVPEERVPRRTLPTVLVVVVVAGMALSAWHPHDPTTWLLETVWVLVGLPLAVLTRRRFPLTNLLCCLLAAHALVLAVGGHYTYAQVPLGDWVRDWFGLDRNPYDRFGHLMQGFVPAVLVRELLSRTSPLRGSRWLAPLTVCACLAFSALFELFEWAAAVIGGHAADDFLATQGDVWDTQWDMFCALIGATVSVLLLSRLHDRQLDAVTAEDRR; via the coding sequence ATGCCCGAGCCCGTCCTCGCCTCGCTCACCCATCAGTCGGTGCCCGAGGAGCGCGTACCGCGGCGGACGTTGCCGACCGTGCTCGTCGTGGTCGTCGTCGCGGGCATGGCGCTCTCCGCCTGGCACCCGCACGACCCGACGACGTGGCTGCTGGAGACCGTGTGGGTGCTGGTCGGGCTGCCGTTGGCCGTCCTGACCCGACGGCGGTTCCCGCTCACGAATCTGCTGTGCTGTCTGCTCGCGGCGCACGCGCTGGTGCTCGCGGTGGGCGGCCACTACACGTATGCGCAGGTGCCGTTGGGCGACTGGGTGCGGGACTGGTTCGGACTCGACCGCAATCCCTACGACCGGTTCGGGCACCTCATGCAGGGCTTCGTGCCCGCCGTCCTGGTGCGGGAGCTGCTCAGCAGGACCTCGCCGCTGCGCGGCAGTCGCTGGCTGGCGCCGCTGACCGTGTGTGCCTGTCTCGCCTTCAGCGCGCTCTTCGAGTTGTTCGAGTGGGCGGCCGCGGTGATCGGCGGACACGCGGCCGATGACTTCCTGGCCACCCAGGGCGATGTGTGGGACACCCAGTGGGACATGTTCTGCGCGCTCATCGGGGCCACCGTCTCGGTACTGCTGCTGAGCCGCCTGCACGACCGGCAGCTCGACGCGGTCACGGCGGAGGACCGGCGGTAG
- a CDS encoding TetR/AcrR family transcriptional regulator — MTAHSTPRPSRRERPAKPALTRDGIIETAVALMRAEGLQRVTMRRLAQELDTGPASLYVYVRNTAELHAAVLDELLGAVDLSPAAATGDWRDRLVRLLTSYTDVLFEHPGLARSALVARPSGERYLDLVEALLSLLSEGGIPDARAAWAIDLLLQFGTATAAEHAAGEKDPADAEGEWAALAAALRDASEDRHPHIAALGTELLSGPGEARLDWGFHVLINGVLHTPRPDTPDTP; from the coding sequence GTGACAGCACATTCCACTCCCCGCCCCAGCCGTCGCGAACGTCCGGCGAAACCAGCCCTGACCAGGGACGGCATCATCGAGACAGCGGTCGCGCTCATGCGGGCCGAAGGCCTCCAGCGCGTCACCATGCGCCGCCTGGCGCAGGAGCTCGACACCGGTCCGGCCTCGCTCTACGTCTACGTGCGCAACACCGCCGAGCTGCACGCGGCGGTGCTCGACGAACTGCTCGGCGCCGTCGATCTGAGCCCGGCCGCGGCGACCGGCGACTGGCGTGACCGGCTCGTGCGGTTGCTCACCTCCTACACGGACGTCCTGTTCGAGCACCCGGGCCTCGCCCGCTCGGCGCTGGTGGCGCGCCCGTCCGGCGAGCGCTACCTGGACCTGGTCGAAGCGTTGCTGTCCCTGCTGAGCGAGGGCGGCATCCCGGACGCGCGGGCGGCATGGGCGATCGACCTGCTGCTGCAGTTCGGCACCGCGACCGCGGCCGAGCACGCCGCGGGAGAGAAGGACCCCGCGGACGCCGAGGGCGAGTGGGCGGCGCTCGCGGCGGCGCTGCGTGACGCCTCCGAGGACCGGCACCCACACATCGCCGCGCTCGGCACCGAACTGCTCTCCGGCCCGGGCGAGGCCCGCCTGGACTGGGGCTTCCATGTCCTGATCAACGGCGTCCTGCACACGCCCAGGCCGGACACGCCCGACACGCCGTGA
- a CDS encoding GH92 family glycosyl hydrolase, with protein MRPQWLRTARRFGGRSAAVVVTTALAVSVPFPAGSAPRAADRPVSLVDPLIGSANGGNTYPGATLPYGMIAWSPTSTTGDQTGTGAANGYQYDTTRIRGLSLTHVNGAGCNPGAAGDVPIMPYVGDMTSSPSADAKDAVYAADFTHAEEKAVPGRYTLGLKSGATADLAVSKRAGVADFSFPSDRPANLLFRVSNSLNGSENAHVDIDTAHRKVTGWVLTGAFCGRRANGGTNNRKSYYKLYFSASFDRAFSSVGTWKDGTLSAGSTSASGGEGYATGADRAGRGSGGYVGFDPSADNDVHMRIGISYVSLDGAETNLRGEIAPHASVAEVADAGERAWDRELSTVHVDGGSAAQRTTFYTALYHSLMQPNLISDRDGRYYGMDAAVHRLARGQRAQYSNFSGWDQYRAQIQLLALLKPRIAGDFAQSLYNFSRQNGGVWDRWVHLSGATHVMTGDPSAATLATFYAMGVRNFDYEGAFDSLVHQATVPHPDELSDAGCPGQCVGQRPNLAQYLTSHYAAQDVCHCWGGAAETLEDAVADSALAKWAKLLGKDQEAAVFSERAAYWRNVFNPDATADAGYIQARNLDGSWVYPFSPGSDRGFAQGTSATYTWMVPQDVQGLAAAMGGRDKAAARLDGFFHTVDGSWSVRGGDPLRYDPTNEPGIHAPWLYNALGQPWKTQATVRQILDTVYGTGPSGLPGNDDLGTMSAWYVFSALGLYPQTPGSASMLLGAPLFPSAVVDRPGGTGITLGAPDADATHPYIDAVRVNGRPTQRSWTDGDLTTKGGTLTFELAEQPDTQWATDPADLPH; from the coding sequence ATGCGCCCCCAATGGCTGCGCACAGCAAGACGGTTCGGCGGCAGATCCGCCGCCGTGGTCGTGACCACGGCGCTCGCCGTGAGCGTCCCGTTCCCGGCCGGCTCGGCTCCCCGGGCCGCGGACCGGCCGGTCTCCCTCGTGGACCCGCTGATCGGATCGGCGAACGGCGGCAACACCTATCCCGGCGCCACCCTCCCGTACGGGATGATCGCCTGGTCCCCGACCAGCACCACCGGCGACCAGACCGGCACCGGGGCCGCCAACGGCTACCAGTACGACACGACCCGCATCCGTGGGCTGAGCCTCACCCACGTCAACGGCGCCGGCTGCAACCCGGGCGCCGCCGGCGACGTGCCGATCATGCCGTACGTCGGTGACATGACGTCCTCGCCCTCGGCGGACGCCAAGGACGCGGTCTACGCCGCCGACTTCACGCACGCCGAGGAGAAGGCCGTACCCGGGCGTTACACGCTCGGCCTCAAGTCCGGTGCCACGGCGGACCTGGCGGTGAGCAAGCGGGCGGGCGTCGCCGACTTCAGCTTCCCGAGCGACCGGCCTGCCAACCTGCTCTTCCGCGTCTCCAACTCCCTCAACGGCAGCGAGAACGCGCACGTCGACATCGACACCGCACACCGCAAGGTGACCGGATGGGTGCTCACCGGCGCCTTCTGCGGCCGCCGCGCGAACGGCGGCACGAACAACCGCAAGAGCTACTACAAGCTGTACTTCAGCGCATCCTTCGACCGTGCCTTCTCCTCCGTGGGCACCTGGAAGGACGGCACGCTCTCCGCGGGCTCGACCTCCGCCTCGGGTGGGGAGGGGTACGCCACCGGTGCGGACCGCGCGGGCCGCGGCTCCGGAGGATACGTCGGCTTCGACCCGAGCGCTGACAACGATGTCCACATGCGGATCGGCATCTCGTACGTCAGTCTCGACGGAGCCGAGACGAACCTGCGCGGGGAGATCGCACCGCACGCGAGCGTCGCGGAGGTGGCCGACGCCGGTGAGCGCGCCTGGGACCGCGAACTGAGCACCGTCCACGTAGACGGCGGCAGCGCCGCCCAGCGCACCACCTTCTACACGGCGCTCTACCACTCCCTGATGCAGCCCAACCTGATCAGCGACAGGGACGGCCGCTACTACGGCATGGACGCCGCGGTGCACCGTCTGGCCCGCGGGCAGCGGGCGCAGTACAGCAACTTCTCGGGCTGGGACCAGTACCGCGCCCAGATACAGCTCCTCGCCCTGCTGAAGCCGAGGATCGCGGGCGACTTCGCCCAGTCCCTCTACAACTTCTCGCGGCAGAACGGCGGTGTCTGGGACCGCTGGGTGCACCTCAGTGGCGCCACCCACGTGATGACGGGCGACCCCTCGGCGGCGACGCTGGCCACCTTCTACGCCATGGGAGTCCGCAACTTCGACTACGAGGGTGCCTTCGACTCGCTCGTGCACCAGGCCACCGTCCCCCACCCCGACGAACTCTCGGACGCGGGCTGCCCCGGCCAGTGCGTGGGCCAACGGCCCAACCTCGCGCAGTACTTGACCTCGCACTACGCCGCCCAGGACGTCTGCCACTGCTGGGGCGGCGCCGCCGAGACCCTCGAGGACGCCGTCGCCGACTCCGCGCTGGCGAAATGGGCGAAGCTGCTCGGCAAAGACCAGGAAGCCGCCGTCTTCTCCGAGCGCGCCGCCTATTGGCGCAACGTCTTCAACCCCGACGCCACGGCCGATGCCGGCTACATCCAGGCCCGCAACCTCGACGGCTCCTGGGTGTACCCCTTCAGCCCGGGAAGCGACCGCGGCTTCGCGCAAGGCACCAGCGCCACGTACACCTGGATGGTTCCGCAGGACGTCCAGGGCCTGGCCGCCGCCATGGGCGGCCGAGACAAGGCTGCCGCCCGCCTCGACGGCTTCTTCCACACGGTGGACGGGTCCTGGTCGGTGCGTGGCGGTGACCCGCTCCGCTACGACCCGACCAACGAACCCGGCATCCACGCGCCCTGGCTCTACAACGCTCTCGGTCAGCCCTGGAAGACCCAGGCGACGGTGCGTCAGATCCTCGACACCGTGTACGGCACCGGGCCTTCGGGCCTGCCGGGCAACGACGATCTCGGCACCATGTCCGCCTGGTACGTCTTCTCCGCGCTGGGCCTGTATCCCCAGACCCCGGGCAGCGCGTCCATGCTGCTGGGCGCCCCACTCTTCCCGAGTGCGGTCGTCGACCGTCCGGGCGGTACCGGGATCACGCTCGGCGCGCCCGACGCGGACGCCACTCATCCGTACATCGACGCCGTACGAGTCAACGGCCGTCCCACACAACGCTCCTGGACGGACGGCGACCTGACCACGAAGGGCGGCACCCTCACCTTCGAGCTCGCCGAACAGCCCGACACTCAGTGGGCCACCGACCCGGCGGACCTGCCGCACTGA
- the tgmB gene encoding ATP-grasp ribosomal peptide maturase, which translates to MTVLILTAEQDVTADMVVAQLHERGVPMVRLDPADLPGKAVLSADYAHGDFDGYLSVNGHVLSMGGLRSVWVRRPGEPAAHAAEPSPWLTAETRQALFGMLYSASTRWMNHPRRAEQARHKPWQLRVAHSSGFAVPPTIITTAPRVAQEFVEEYREVVVKSASGPPPGEPPVALPTTLIGPDADFSGVAAGPALLQQYIPKRADIRLTSIGPRMFAARKAAVPGQVDGRFGDTGHAWEAIAVPGRIARSVHEYLAFTGLAYAAFDFAEDEDGVWWFLEGNQGGQFGFIELETGQPIADAVAEWLSQRRPAHRIPEGH; encoded by the coding sequence ATGACCGTACTCATTCTCACGGCCGAGCAGGACGTCACCGCCGACATGGTGGTGGCCCAACTGCACGAGCGGGGCGTGCCCATGGTGCGCCTCGACCCCGCCGACCTGCCGGGCAAAGCGGTGCTGTCCGCCGACTACGCCCACGGTGACTTCGACGGCTATCTGTCGGTCAACGGCCACGTGCTCAGCATGGGCGGTCTGCGATCCGTGTGGGTGCGCCGGCCGGGGGAGCCGGCCGCCCACGCCGCCGAGCCCTCGCCCTGGCTCACCGCCGAGACCCGACAGGCCCTGTTCGGCATGCTCTACTCCGCATCGACCCGCTGGATGAACCATCCGCGCCGCGCCGAGCAGGCCCGGCACAAACCCTGGCAGCTGCGGGTCGCCCACAGCAGCGGCTTCGCGGTGCCGCCCACCATCATCACGACCGCCCCGCGCGTGGCCCAGGAGTTCGTCGAGGAGTACCGGGAAGTGGTGGTGAAGTCGGCTTCGGGGCCTCCGCCCGGCGAGCCGCCGGTGGCCCTGCCGACCACGCTCATCGGACCCGACGCGGACTTCTCCGGCGTCGCGGCCGGCCCCGCGCTGCTGCAGCAGTACATACCCAAGCGTGCCGACATCCGGCTGACCAGCATCGGCCCCCGCATGTTCGCCGCCAGGAAGGCCGCCGTGCCCGGACAGGTCGACGGGCGGTTCGGCGACACCGGACACGCCTGGGAGGCCATCGCCGTGCCCGGCCGCATCGCCCGCTCGGTCCACGAGTACCTCGCCTTCACCGGACTCGCCTACGCCGCCTTCGACTTCGCCGAGGACGAGGACGGCGTCTGGTGGTTCCTGGAGGGCAACCAGGGAGGCCAGTTCGGCTTCATCGAGCTGGAGACGGGACAGCCCATAGCCGACGCGGTCGCCGAGTGGCTGTCGCAGCGAAGACCCGCGCACCGTATCCCGGAGGGGCACTGA
- a CDS encoding LysR family transcriptional regulator — MDFTDVSLTALRVFRAVAEQGTFTAAATALGYTQSAVSRQIASIERAAAAELLERRRDGVRLTTAGRVVLRRAKVVLDEIDATARELSGLPGQAGTVRLGWFPSAGAVLLPRALAALRRTDPALHVVSREGTTPALVRALRAGSLDLALLASAPPFRPPDTESPPLAMQTLTERALCLAVPSTHPLARGDFIDVADLRGQRWIAGSSTGEDGLMGVWPGLDERPEIAHTARDWLAKLHLVATGCGLTTVPATLAPAAPTGVRILPVRGGPQEQRRLLLARLPHPPTEPVTRVAAALRAAALDADTPA, encoded by the coding sequence ATGGACTTCACGGATGTGTCGCTCACCGCGCTGCGCGTCTTCCGCGCGGTGGCCGAGCAGGGAACCTTCACGGCGGCCGCGACCGCGCTGGGCTACACCCAGTCGGCGGTGTCCCGGCAGATCGCCTCGATCGAGCGGGCGGCGGCCGCGGAGCTGCTGGAGCGGCGGCGCGACGGCGTGCGGCTGACCACGGCCGGCCGTGTCGTGCTGCGCCGCGCGAAGGTCGTGCTCGACGAGATCGACGCCACCGCGCGCGAGCTGTCCGGCCTGCCCGGGCAGGCCGGAACCGTCCGCCTGGGCTGGTTCCCCAGCGCCGGAGCCGTCCTGCTGCCCAGGGCCCTGGCCGCGCTGCGCCGCACGGACCCTGCCCTCCACGTCGTCAGCCGGGAAGGCACCACCCCGGCGCTGGTACGCGCACTGCGGGCCGGCAGTCTGGACCTGGCCCTGCTGGCGTCGGCACCGCCGTTCCGCCCACCGGACACCGAATCGCCCCCGCTGGCGATGCAGACGCTCACCGAACGTGCGCTGTGCCTTGCGGTGCCCTCCACCCATCCGCTCGCCCGTGGCGACTTCATCGACGTGGCCGACCTGCGTGGGCAGCGCTGGATCGCCGGTTCCTCCACCGGAGAAGACGGGCTGATGGGGGTGTGGCCGGGCCTGGACGAGCGGCCAGAGATCGCCCACACCGCCCGTGACTGGCTGGCCAAGCTCCATCTCGTGGCCACCGGCTGCGGATTGACCACCGTGCCCGCCACGCTCGCCCCCGCGGCCCCAACGGGCGTACGCATCCTGCCGGTCCGCGGCGGGCCTCAAGAGCAGCGGCGCCTGCTTCTGGCCCGTCTCCCCCACCCACCGACAGAACCGGTCACCCGCGTGGCAGCCGCCCTCCGTGCCGCGGCCCTCGACGCCGACACACCGGCCTGA